Proteins from one Xenorhabdus griffiniae genomic window:
- a CDS encoding sulfate ABC transporter substrate-binding protein, with the protein MKIVAIKNKLLNGVTSLLFLACLNVYSSSALAVELLNSSYDIGRELFLRLNPEFEKQWNEQNPQDKLTIKQSHAGSSKQALAILHGLRADVVTYNQVTDIQILHDRGNLIPANWQQRLPNNSSPYYSTMAFLVRKDNPKNIQSWEDLVRNDVKLVFPNPKTSGNGRYTYLAAWGAFQQKNPHDPAKVRQLMQHFLQNVAVFDTGGRGATTSFIERGIGDVLISFESEVNNIRKQYGADNYQVIVPPVNILAEFPVTWVDKRVQKNGTEAVAKAYLNYLYSPSAQQIIASFHYRVIDQNVMKTQHSHFPVTKLFRLEEQFGSWPQVMKTHFNTGGTLDQLLEEGRK; encoded by the coding sequence ATGAAAATAGTGGCAATAAAAAATAAATTATTAAACGGAGTGACTAGTCTGTTGTTTCTGGCTTGTCTCAACGTTTATAGCTCTAGCGCCTTAGCTGTTGAGTTGCTGAATAGTTCTTACGATATTGGGCGAGAATTATTCTTGCGCTTGAACCCGGAATTTGAAAAACAATGGAATGAACAGAACCCGCAGGATAAATTGACTATCAAACAGTCCCATGCCGGTTCATCTAAGCAAGCATTGGCCATTTTGCATGGATTGCGGGCGGATGTTGTCACTTATAACCAAGTCACAGATATTCAGATCTTGCACGATCGCGGCAATCTCATTCCTGCTAATTGGCAGCAGCGTTTGCCGAATAATAGTTCTCCATATTATTCCACTATGGCGTTTTTGGTACGCAAAGATAATCCTAAGAATATCCAATCTTGGGAAGATTTGGTGCGAAATGATGTGAAATTAGTTTTCCCAAATCCAAAAACATCAGGTAATGGACGCTATACCTATCTGGCTGCATGGGGCGCTTTTCAGCAAAAAAATCCGCATGATCCCGCGAAGGTTCGCCAACTGATGCAGCATTTTTTACAGAATGTGGCGGTGTTTGATACCGGAGGTCGTGGCGCAACAACTTCCTTTATTGAACGGGGTATAGGGGATGTACTGATTAGTTTCGAATCTGAGGTCAATAACATTCGCAAACAGTATGGGGCAGATAATTACCAGGTCATTGTACCTCCGGTAAATATTTTGGCTGAATTCCCTGTGACCTGGGTGGATAAGCGTGTTCAGAAAAATGGTACAGAAGCGGTTGCCAAAGCGTATTTAAATTATTTGTATAGTCCGTCAGCCCAGCAAATCATAGCCAGTTTTCATTATCGTGTGATTGATCAAAATGTGATGAAAACACAGCACTCCCATTTTCCTGTAACTAAACTGTTTCGCCTCGAAGAACAATTCGGTAGCTGGCCTCAAGTGATGAAAACTCACTTCAATACTGGCGGTACGCTTGATCAGTTATTGGAAGAAGGGCGCAAATAA
- the cysT gene encoding sulfate/thiosulfate ABC transporter permease CysT → MRVFSKRVLPGFGLGLGCSLFYVCLILLLPLSALVVQLSSMTWEQYWQVIANPQVVAAYKVTLLAAAIASLFNMVFGMLMAWILTRYQFPGRSLLDGLMDLPFALPTAVAGLTLATLFSATGWYGAWLGHFDIKVANTWLGIAVAMAFTSLPFVVRTVQPVLEELGPEYEEAAQTLGASRWQTFRRVILPEVSPALIAGTVLSFTRSLGEFGAVIFIAGNIAWQTEVASLMIFVRLQEFDYPAASAIASVILAASLLLLFSVNILQSRFGKRIGGQ, encoded by the coding sequence ATGCGGGTATTTAGCAAACGTGTCTTGCCCGGATTTGGGCTGGGTTTAGGCTGTAGCCTGTTTTATGTCTGCCTTATCCTGTTATTGCCATTAAGTGCTCTGGTAGTACAGCTTTCGAGTATGACATGGGAGCAATATTGGCAGGTCATCGCTAATCCGCAGGTTGTTGCCGCTTATAAGGTGACATTATTGGCGGCAGCGATTGCCAGTTTGTTCAATATGGTTTTTGGTATGTTGATGGCCTGGATATTAACGCGCTATCAATTTCCCGGGCGCAGTTTATTAGATGGTCTGATGGATTTGCCATTTGCTTTACCGACGGCAGTTGCTGGTCTAACGCTAGCGACACTCTTTTCTGCAACTGGGTGGTATGGGGCCTGGCTGGGCCATTTCGATATCAAAGTCGCCAATACCTGGCTGGGGATTGCGGTCGCAATGGCATTCACGAGTCTGCCGTTTGTTGTGCGTACTGTTCAGCCTGTGCTTGAAGAACTGGGGCCTGAATATGAGGAAGCGGCACAGACATTGGGAGCAAGCCGTTGGCAAACTTTTCGGCGGGTTATATTACCAGAAGTTTCGCCGGCATTGATTGCCGGAACTGTGCTCTCTTTTACGCGTAGCCTGGGGGAATTTGGTGCCGTGATTTTCATTGCAGGCAATATTGCCTGGCAAACCGAAGTCGCTTCTCTAATGATCTTTGTCCGCCTGCAAGAGTTTGATTATCCGGCGGCTAGTGCAATTGCTTCAGTTATTCTCGCAGCGTCGTTATTACTGCTGTTTAGCGTCAATATATTGCAAAGCCGCTTTGGTAAACGGATAGGGGGACAGTAA